The region CGCGGCCGCCATGAGCCTCCTGCAGCGCAAGGGCCGCAACGAGTGGCGCCCCCGCGAGGAGGAGCCGAGAAAGGGGTCAGGGACAACGGGGGGACGTGCGGGGGGCGTCGGGGGGGACATGGTGGAGGTAgacatgggggggacatggggacaccctaAGGCTGCCCTGGGGGGAAGCCCGTAGCCCTGTGTCCACCCTGGACCAACCTCAGGGGACCCTAGTAGCCAAGGACCAGCCTGTATCACTCTTGGGGGATACTGGGACCCCCAGAACCACCCTGGCACCACCCTCGGGGGGACAGTGGGATCCCTCAGGACCACCCTGGGAGGTCACTGAGCCCCTCAGAAttccccaaaaagccccaaatcaCCCTGGTGGAACCAGAGCCCCCTTCCCCTTCCGAggacccccagtgcccccctgcACTCCTGCACCCCCAAATACGGGTGACCCCAATTCCCTCCAACAACAGCAGCGAATTCCCAGACAGTCTCTGGGGGGGGGAGTCGGGGCATCCCCAGCAATTCTAGGGTGTCCCTGACCCCCACCATGTCCCTGTCGCCCTCTCCACAGGGTCCCCAAGGCGCGGGAGGGGGGGTCCCTGCGGCGCCCCCTGCGCGTGGGGTTCCTGACGCTGCCGGCGCCACAGGAGCGCGGCCCCCGGCCCTGCGCCCCCGGCATGGCCCCCCGCTCGCTGTCCTGCCACGCCGTGGGGCTCCCCGACCCGGGAGGGCCCCCCCTGCGCCCCCCGGGACCCCGCACCGGGCCCCACGAGGGGCGAGGCCTGGAGGCACCGCCCGCCAAGAGAGGGGGTGAGTGGCACCCCCAGGAATTGGGGCTGGGGGCAAACGAGGGGGCAAATGAGGAGGCTCAGGGTGGttgggaggggcagggagggggtcCTGGTGATGTTTggatggcagggaggggacacaaggaatttggggaggagggcACGGAGGCGTTGCCAGCCTCTGACCCCGTTCCCTTTGCCAGGCGCCCCCCGGGGGGGCTGCGTGCGGCAGACGCCCCCCCTGAAGCCCTCGCGCAGCCCCCAGACCCGGCTGTCggcgggggcggcccctgccGAGCAGGGCGAGCAGGAGGAGCCCGTGTACATCGAGATGGTGGGGGACGCccgggggggcgcggggggcgacCCCCGCAGGGGGGGCGGCCCTGGGGGCGCGGCCCCCCCGCCCGCCGAGGAGCCCGAGGCCATTTACGAGGAGATGAGCTGCCCTCTGCCCGCGGGGGAGGGGCCGGCCCCGGGACAGGCCCCTTTCGCGGGACACGCCCCCTTCCACGGACACGCCCCGCACGCCGCCCACGCCCCTTTCGGCGGCCCCGCGCTGCACTCCGGCCACGCCCCTTACGCGGGACACGCCCCGTTCTCCGGACACGCTCCTCATGCCGGCCGCGCCCCTTTCATCGGCCACGCCCCTTTCTCCGGTCCCGCCCCCATCCCGCCTCCTTTCCCTAATCTGCTGCCGCCCCGCCCACCCCcgctggccccgccccccgaGGGCGCCTCGCGCCTGCCCCTCCCCTCGCGCCGCGacgccccgccccccgcccgcgcGCGCAGCCACTCCACGCCACTCCCCCCGCACCACGCgccgggaggggcggggcgCGAGCGCGGGGGGTCGGGGCTCggccccctgcccctccctccctccgctGAAGCCCCGCCCCCGGGGAAACGCCCGCCCGCCTACGAGAGCCTGCGCGGGGGCGTGGCCTCGGCAGGCCCCGCCCTCGCCCGCGAGGAGGAGCCGCCCCTTCGCCGCGGGGGCGGAGCCTCCGCCCGGCGCGGGAAGGAGACCGAGAGTGAGTGACAGCCTGGGTGGGCGGGGCTTGCTGCGGGGCCACGCCCCGTGGGCTGCACtgaccccccccctcccccctccttTGGCAGAGGCGCCAGAGCCCCCCCGGGaggagcggggcggggcggggtcGGCCCTGCCCCCCTCGGGAATCCCCGTGAGGGCGGAGGGGCCCCGGGGGCGGCCCGGACCCCCCCTGCCCTGTCAGACCTTCCCCGCCTGCGGGAGAGCCTCGGGTACGTGCGGGACAGACGTGGGTGGGTTGGGGGGGGAACACACCTGCGGGGCGGCACTGCGGGACAGGTGGGGAAACACCTGGAGAGATGGGGGGCACTGAGGAACgggggggacacacctggggagggtgggggggCACCGAGGGGCAGGTGGGGACACCGAGGGTGACACCGGGGGGGTTGACATGGGGGGTGACCCCGGTGTGTCCCCCTgacgccccctcccctccccgcaGAGCTCCCCGGGGGTCCCCGCCTGGGCCGCTCCGCCTCCACCTCGGGGGTCCGCCAGGCCGGAGCCCCCCCGTTCCCGCGGGCCCCCCCCCCATCGCGGCCCCTTTCCGGGGGCGTCCCCGGGCCCGGGGCGGGCTCGttccccgccgccccccggccccgggacgggcagctgcaggaggtgatCGACCGCAAGCGCTGCGTGTGCACCGAGATCAAGgcgcggggggggcggggggggggggctgtgCAAGCAGGACAGCCTGCCCCCCCTGCCCGCCCCCCCCGCCTGGAAAGGGCCGGGGGTCGCTGCCAGCACCGAgggccgccccccgccgcccccgccgccccccgggaCGCCCCCGGCCCGCCGGCCCCACGCCGTGCTCTGGGACACCGCCATCTGACCCCCCCGGGGTGCCTGGAGCACCCCAAAGCCGggcccccctccccaaaatcactcatgggggggggggggtcctgaggataaatatgggggggggggggtcctaAAGTGGGGAGGGGGGGCGACACGGCTGGGCCGGGTTAGGGGAGAATTGGGGGGTATTTATGGGATGTGGAGCCCCCTCGGAAATAATGGGGGGGGACACTCCGAACACAACGGGGGGAGGATGCAGACCCCCCCCAAAGGAGGGACCctaaaaagaggggggaaaaaaaaccccaaaatgtggGGCAAAGATTAAAGCCCCCCCCCATAGCAGGGGGGGGTGTCGAGCCCCAAAATCGgggggcagccccccccccgcgAGCCGAGGGGGTCCCTGCAAAGGGGGGGTTCACCCCAAAAAGGGGAGGGTGCTGTAACTGCTTTGCAATGTATTTATGGGGGGTTATTTATGGGGGTGCATCGAGCAGGGGGGGCCGGGCAGGGGGTCCGCAGTGCGgcctggggagggtggggggtGCTGGAGAGGGGGGCGGGCCCAATATTGGGAGGGGGGTGTGTGTGATAGGGGAGGGGGGATCtcctctgggaatttggggggggcCACCAAAGGACCCTttcctgggacccccccccaggCCCTCTGTGCCTCATCTCCCTCCCCCCCCTTTGCCCCCCGTTACCAGAATTGCCTTCGTCCCCGCGGGGTCCGGGGGGGCCCCAGTTTGGGGGGGGGTCGTGGGGACGGGGGGGTTTTGTAACGTGGTTCTGTGCACTATTAAAGAGAGATGCAGCTGGAAGTGAGATTGTGGGGGGGAGCGGTCCAAAAAGGGGAAATGGACACCCCCAAAGTGGCACTGAgacacccccaaaaatgggactAGGATCGTCCCAAAAATGCAACTAACTGTGAGCGCCTCAAAAATGCGACtgggaacccccaaaaaatgggactgggaaccccccctgcagcccctcacaaCGTGCTcaggggaatttgggaaaaaattaccccaaattaGGTAAAAGTAGTGAATTTGTGGGGAAATAAGCTAAAAGGAAGAGGAGTAATAGAGAGTTTGTAGGGAATCAACtgaaaggaggaagggagagtGTGGATAATAGTGATTTTATGGGGAAATGGCCCTGAGACTCTCCAGACCGTCTCGTGTTTGGGAGAGGAACAATAAcagagattttgggggaaaactACTCAAAAGAGGAACTTTATTTTTCgtgaggggcgggggggggcgggAATGGGACGGCTCTGAGGGGACAAAAATGGCGGGAAGAGTTGGGAGTGCCCAGAGCCCCGTTCCTCACCGCGGGAGCAGCCGGGACGCGCCGGTGGTGGAAACTGCTGGTTTTGATGGTGGAAAATGCCCTTTTTCCGTGAAATTCACCCAAAACGAGGCGTTTCCCGCCGAGGGGCGGTGAATCCCCTAAGGGCGGGAGAAGGGGCGGTGctgaggggaggaaaagggcGGGAAGCGGCGGCGTGCGAGACGCCAGGGGGCGCTGCGCGCCGCCAATCAGCGGAGGCGCTGTggcggagggggcggggcccgcGGCAGCGGGAAGATggcggcgggcagcggcggcaccggcacagggccgggagcggggcccggcggAGGCCCCGGGGCCCGCAGGGGCAGCGCGGGCCGGGACGCGGAGGCCGAGGTTTGGTGCCGGCGGGTTCGGGAGCTGGTGAGCGCGGATCCCGCCAACCGGCTCTGCTTCGAATGCGGCCAGCGCGGCGTCACCTACGTGGACATCAGCGTGGGCAGCCTCGTGTGCACCGGCTGCTCGGGGGCGCTGTGAgcggggaggggccgggggcgTGAGGGCGGGGCGTGGGTGGGGCTAATTTACACCTGAGGATGGTGGGCGGGGCCTCACCGGGTCAAGGTGTCATTGATTGGCTGCTCCCTTTGGGGGCGGGGCTCGGCGGGAGGGAGCGTGGCCGCGGCACGTGGCTTCACACGCTGCGCTTATCGGGCACCTCTTTTTGGGGAGAAAGAGCTCAGTTTTGGGTGTTTACGGGCGCAGGGGGGGCGCACACCTTTTTGGGGAGAAAGAGCTCAGTTTTGGGTGTTTATGGGCGCAGGGGGGGCGCTGACCGCCCGAATCCCCCCCCAGGCGGGGACTGAACCCCCCGCAGCGCGTCAAGTCCATCTCCATGACGACGTTCAGCGAGGCCGAggtgctgttcctgcaggcGCACGGCAATGAGGTAAGGTGGCAGCggctgggggggctctgcccgGTCCATTCCACCCTGCCCGCCTCCCCACGGACCCTCCCCGACcccccaggcctgcaggagggTCTGGCTGGGCACCTTCGACCCCCGGACGTCGCTTCTCCCCGACTCCCGCGACCCCCAGAAGGTTAAGGAGTTCCTGCAGGAGAAATACGAGAAGAAGCGATGGTAGGAGAAGGGCTGGGGGAATTTTTACAGGGGGCAGCACAGGATGGGGAACCCTCAGATGATGTGTTCCCCTCCCACGGCAGGTACGTGCCACCAGAACAAGTGAAAGAACAAGTGAAAGAACAAGTGAAAGAACAAGTGAAGCCCCCCCAGAGCACATCAGCAGAGCCCGggcccccccagctcctccacgGGGATACAGGGATGCTGCCACAGGTGGGACTGGGCCCTTTCTGGGCGTGCCCCGGGGGTACAGCCCCCCCTGACCCTGTGGTGCCCCCCCCAGCCTCGCCCAGCTGCCCGAAAGGCCAGCACCGACCTCCTGGCTGACATCGGGGGGGACCCCTtcgccagcccagcccctgcccctgccttcGCTGCCTTCCCTGGTGAGCTCGGGAGTCTGGGGGGCTTGGGAggggggggcacaggggtcTCCAGGGGGCTTGGTGAACCCAGGGTGACCCCAtctttgtccccagccccagcccagtcTGCTTTCCCCAGTTTCGATGCCTTTGGAACCAGCCCTGGAGCCCTTGGAGCACCCACGTTTGGGGGGGCTGTGCCCCCCTTCTACATCCCCCCCAGCACCACAGGTACCCCGCCGAGACCCACCGGGGCTCTTGGAGAGGGACCAGGGAGGGGTTTGGAGCACCCCCAAGTCTTTTGGACACCTGGGATTGATGGGCAAGGGGGGGAGCTGGGgtttccccatccctgtggggagctggggagggggcttgGGGTCCCACCAACACTCCATGGTGATGCCTGTGCCCACCCCTCCAGGATACACCAACCCCTTCACTGCCCCCATGGCGCCCAGACCCTCCACGAACCCCTTCGAGATCAACGGGCCCGGTGAGTGACCTCCTGACCCCCCCGACCCCCCAATTCTGGACCAGGGTGGGGTCTGGGGGTCCCAatcctgtgtcccctctctcaGGTGCTGCTTTCAACTCACCCCCTGTTCCTGGGGgcttccccagccccttccaggCCGATGGTAAGAGCCAGGCgggttaaatatttttaaattttatatatttataaactgCACACCCCCTCACTgacccctccccatttcccccctcagGTTTGCCTTTCTCTTGGTTCAGCGTTGCCAAAGCTTCCACCAACCCCTTCGTGGTGAGCACCGGGGGGTTGAGGCGGGGTCCGGGCCCCCTTTCCCTGCCGCTGACtccccctctgtgccccccccCAGACTGTCCCGGCTTCGGCGGCGCCGTTCGGGATCCGGCACCGGGCCACCAACCCCTTCCTATGACCGCAGCTGCTCCGGGGGGCCCCGCAGCGCGCCGCACCTCCGCCGGGaccaggttttatttttgttccgAGAGATTTATCGTAATATCTAATATATATTCGGTAAAAACGGCTCCGATCCGTTCCTCGTGCTGCCCCGCCAAAAGCTCCCCTCACGGCTGTACCCTCGGTAAAGATGGCGGCCtcccctcagggctgtgccctcgGTAAAGATGGCGACCATGGGTGAGGCCTCCCCTCACGGTTTTGTCCTCATTAAAGATGGTGCCCCCATAGCCCCCTACGCGCCCTTAGCCAAGATGGCGGCCGGGGCCTCACCCCCGACGGCATGTCCATGGCGGCCTGCCCTCAACAAAGATGGCGCCGAGGGAAATTACCGGGGGCACCGGAGGGGTGGGAACGGGAATTAACGGAGGCACCGAGGGCGGGGGATGGGAATTAACGGAGGCACCGGGGGGGGACGGACGCCCCCAGCCGCCCCCGCGGGGCCCGGGCCCGGCTCGGGTCCTCCCGCACCTGCTGGGGAAGGGCGGAATTAGCGGCGGAGCTTTGGGGGGACAAGGGGGGGACACACGGGgcggcacagcacagctgagagtGGGACGTTCCCTTTTGGGCACAGAAAGCGCGAAAACGGACAAAAAGCTGAGcggtggcagcaggagagggaaaggactgaaccccccccccccgccccggggtTTGGTCCCAGCTGGTGATCGGTGTCACAAAGGGACAGGGATGTACCAAGTGTGATTTTGAGGGGGGTATCCGCACCCAGAAActaaattattataataattagaGTGACAGCCCTATAATAGTTAAATATAatcattttaataataataattaattacaaTAAAATTGGTCATCCGTATTTTAGTGTTCTTCCACCATAATTAAGTTACAATTAACTGTAATAATTAACTTATTTTGCTCACAGTCCTGTATAACAACTCATTATAATACCTCATTATTATAATAGCGACAACtcatgataataataataataactcattataataataaaactcATAATAATAACtcataattaattaattataatatgAATAATTAAGTTCACACCCCCAGGGGGGCACAAGGGGTTCAgcccctcccccttccctgcctcagtttccccagcgTTAAGGCACAAGACAAAAGGGGTGAAGGGGACAAGAAAAGGTGCAAAGATTGGGACCCTCCccgggggtctggggggtcccCCAGGTCCGGGGGGCTCCCCCAAGGTTCTGGGGGGGTTCCCcagtttttgggggggtccctcAGCAGCCAAAGAGCGCGCGGTGGGCGGCCACGAGCAGCACCATGAGGAGGCCGTAGAAGAGGGCGAAGAGCAGCCCGGGGGGAGGGCgccgggggtgggggggctTCACCTGAGGAGGGGGGGGGCAACCCCGCGTCAGCCCTGGGAGGGtgcgggaccccccccccaaatcaaTCCCACACCCCTCCCAGaatgggacccccccccccagaacAGGACCCCCCCCCCAGATCAGTACCTCGGAGGGCGGCGGCGTCCggcgggggctgggggggctctgggaaggggaaaagggagtcagggggggtttggggggggctcaggggtAAAAAGGGGGTTGGGGGGTGATTGTGGGGGTGTCAAGAGGCAAACTGGGGGTTTAGGGGATGTTTTTGGGCTCAGGAGGTTGTTTTGGGGCTcggggggatattttggggctCTTTTGGGGGCTGTTTTAAGGTATTTTAGAGCAGTtttgggtcccactcactgcccAGGGCCACAGCCGttttgggtcagttttggggggagttttggggtattttaggGCCGTTTTAGGTCTGTCACTCACCGCCCAGGGCTTCAGCCGCGCTGCCACgcgccccagcagctccaggtcccccCCCAGCTCGTCCGGCAGCCGCAGCTGCAGCAGCGCCTCGAGGCTCTGCGGGGGTGGGGGGCACAGCAAGGACCCCCCCGAGCGAGTCAGGGGGGCacagacccccaaacccccccaaaatacccagggaggggatgggggtggGGGGCGTTACCTGTCGCAGCTCAGCCATCAGCTGGTCggggtctgggggggctgtggggacatttggggggtcaggggacactggggaggggactggggggtACTGGGGAGGGGATAgaggggacatttgggggggtcagggactgggggcactggggagatttggggggccaggggctggggagaggtcacaggggaggggatggagggcagatttgggggtcaggggctggggggcactggggaggggactggggggaGTTTGGGCGGCACTGGGGGGAGTTTGAGGGGCACTGGGAAAGGGACAGAGGGGAGATCTGGGGGTCAGggactggggaggggacacaggggactgaggggcactggggaggggacatgggggttttggggggcactgggaggggtcacaggggagtttttggggtcaggggctggggaagggacagaggGGGGTCGCTCTGTCCTACCTGGCTTGGTGGCActgtgggaggaggaagaggaggaggaggaagggctgcagcaggcgctgggttttggggggctgggggctccgtcggggtcctgggggggtctccgggggggggtcctggggggtgaGAGCAGCCAGTGCCTCACCCCAGTttgtcccctgtcccaccccatTCCTGATCCCAGCCCAGCGCCCCAATTCCCAGTCCCCAGTTCCCAATCCACATTCCCAAACCCCAGTTCCCAGTCCTCAATTCCCAGTCCCCAGTTCTCAGTCCCTGACCCCAATTCCCAGTCCCCAGTTCCCAATTCCCAGTCCCCAGTTCCCAATCCCAGTCCCAAACTCCaattcccaaaccccaaacctcaaaCCCTATTTCCCCGTACCTGTCCCggctcctctctctctctctctccatccaCACCTCCAGGTTCTTGGGGCGCCGCCGGCAGTTGGGGACccccctgcagggatgggggggGTCAGACACCCACACACCCCCCCCAGGCCCTCCCggagcccccagacccctcctggAGCCCTCAgacccccccagagcccccagacccccccagacccctcacctgctgccctcaggggtctcactctgctgctcctgaaggGGGACAAAGGGGGGGTCAGGATTTGGGGGacaaaccccaaatttgggggggatCAGAGATTTGGGGGGTGACATCACCTCGGGCGAGGgctcctcttccagctgctccGGGTCACTGTCacaggctgtggggacagggaggatGACAAGGGGGTGACAGGGGTCCCCAGGGGGGTGACAAGTGGGTCCCCAGGGGGTGACAAGGGGGACCCAGAGGGTGGCAGGGGGTCCCAGAGGGTGACATGGGGGTGACAGGGGGTCccggggaggattttggggaccccagggggattttggggacccccGTCCCCTCACCTGCCCTGCCGTGCATCTCTCTGTGCTGCCGGGATGGCTCCGAGGACTCATCCGAGCACTGAAACGGTGCCAAAGGGGGTGCAGGGTTGgggggcaccccaaatccccccgaaACGCCCCCAAAacgcccccaaatcccacctcgTTCCCCGACCAGCGCTTGCTGCCGCTGTCCACGCTGTGGAAGCCGGAGTCCAGCCCCCCTCGCTGCCGGAGGGGACACGACTCATccggggggctgtggggagggggcaaaCGGCGCTcagagaccccccaaaaaccccaaaaacaacgcAGCGCCccctccccgagccccccctttaccatgctggagcaggatggGCGGCAGCCTCGGCTTCCAGGTACTTGAAGACGTGGACTTTGCCCTTCAGGCAGATCTGGGGGGCACAGAGGGCTCAGCCGGAGCTTTTGGGGGGTCGGGGGGACGCCCCGGGACCCtcctcacctgggcaggggggAACTGGAGCGGGTTGTTGTCCGCCAGGAGGGTCTGGAGGTGCCGGAGCCGGCGGAAGCAGCGCGGAATCGCCACCACCTGGTTGCAGGAGAAATCCAGGCGGACCAGGGGCAGCTCCGAGAGCTCTGCTGGGGGGAACACGGGATGGAGGGGACCCTAAAAAAGCGGAGGGACCCCCCCAGGGCCCTCACCCACCctcgggcagcgctgccagctGGTTCCGCCGCACGTTGAGGtcccgcagcgcccgcagctgccccagccccggcgGCAGCGCCCGCAGCCGGTTACAGCCCACGTCCTGCGGGGCGAGACGGGGCTCAGCGGGGtccggcgcggccccgcggggTCCCTCCGGCCCGGGCCAGGCTCACCAGCTGCCGCAGCGTGCGGAGGGCGCCCAGGTTCGGCGGCAGCCGGGCCAGGCGGTTGTTGCTGGCGTTGAGGACGCGGAGcggcagcaggcacaggcaggcGGGCAGCGAGCTCAGCTGGTTGCGGCTGCGGAGGGGACACGGCGGGGTCAGGgcgctgctgctggagctccccGGTCACGCCGGCGGGGCTGGAGCGTACCTGAGGTCCAGGTGAGCCAGGGCCTGCAGGTTGGCGATGGCCGGGGGGACGCTGCGCAGGCAGTTGTGGTGCAGGCTCAGCCCTTCCAGAGAGACCAGGCGGCAGGCGGCCTCCGGCACCTCCCCGAAACGGTTCCGGGACAGGTCTGGAGGGAGCCGGCGCAGCGTGTGGGACAGCGGAGGCGGCCCGCAGGGACGGGGCATTCACGGGGATAGGGAACGACAGGGACAAGGCAGCCTCAGGAAGGGACTAATGGGGATAATGGACGCCCTGGGATAAGGACAGAGGACGCAGATCCGCGGGGACAGTGGTGCTGATGGACCCCGAGCCGCCCGGCTGAAGCTCGGGGACGCTGAAGCCGCCGGACCGCCCGGACCGGGAGCTCCGGCTCGTCCCGTCCCGGCGCCTCCGGCAGCTCCCGCGGGCCTCGGGCTCCGGGACGCGCCGAGGGAGgcggggcagccacagcttcccctgGGAAACACCCCGAGGGACCCGGGGCTGTGGGGAAGGGTCGGGGATCCTGCCCCGGGGCCGCGGTCTCACCGGCCTGGGTGGTATCGCTGAGGTCCcagcgccgcgccgccgccgccgggaaGGCGCGCAGCCGCCGGCCGGCCAAGCTGAGGGTGCCGGAGGCCTCTGCTTCTTCCAGGGCGCGCTCCGTGCCGGCTCCTCCAGGCAGGCGGcccggcagcggcagcggctcAGCCGGGACAGCCCCCACCGCCCCCGCGGCCATGGCGGGCCCGGAGCTCCGCTcgccgcggccgccgctgcccgACTGAGCCCCGGACGCTTCCGGACCCCGCCGCGGAGGCGGGGCCAGAGCGGCAGCCAATCAGAGCAAGGGGTGCGCGGGGAGGCGACGAATCGGAGAGGGGCAGTGGGGGGCGCTGCCTGGAGAAATGCGGAAGTTTGGTCTTTGATTGATAGGTAGGTTGAACCAATCGTCGTCAAGTGATGAGGGGATGCTGCCCAACTGCAGCCAATCACGGCTAAAGCACAATCTCCACCAATCCCGTGAGGATCGTTGCCAGGCAACGGTTACGAAAATTTTGGCGGCATCAGCCAATGGAAACCGAGGAGGCGGGAGCAGCGCCCGACATTGACGTGGCGCTAACCAATCGCGTTTGACGCAAAAGCGGGATGATAAAAACCCTGCTCGTGGCCGGGGCATGGCGGCTCCACCAATCAGGAGTTACGGCAATGATTGACAAGCAGAGAAGGTCTGGAAGCCACGCCCCGATTCCTTCAGCCCCGCCCATTGCTCCTCTTAAAGGAGCCGCACCTTTTAAAGGGGGGGTGTccctttttggggggggggtgtccCCATTTTAGGGGTCCCATTTTGGGCGTCTCATGTTGAGGGTCTCATTTTAAAGTCCCCATTTTGAGGATTTCATTTTGAGGGTCCCATTTTGAGGGTCTCATTATGAGGGCCGCATTTTGGCGTCCCCATTTTGAGGGCCCCATTTTGATGTCCCATTTTGAGGGTCCAATTTTGAGAGTCCCCATTTGAGCTTCCCATTTTGAGGGGTCTCATTTTGAGGATCGccattttgggggtcccattTTGAGACTTCCATTCTGAGGCCCCCATTTTGAGGGTCCCATTTTGGGTGTCCCCCATTTTGAAGCTCCCATTTTGGGTCCCCATTTGAGGGTCCCATTTTGCGGCTTCCATTTTGAAGTCCCCATTTTGCGGTCTCCCCCTTTGAATGCGTCGCCCGGCCTCTctccccccagacccctcacGCACACGCTCCATCTCTGCACCCTTTATTACCGAATGCTCGGGGGGCACCCCGCGGCCCGGGGCGGGGGTCTCAGGGCCGGGGCCCCTCAGGGGCTCCCCCGACACGGCCTCTTGCTGAGGTTGCCCagcaactgctgctgctgcgggcggTAGGGCACCACGAAGGCGTCgggcggcagcagcgccgcccCGTCCGCGTCCAGCCGCCCCATCAGGACATAGCTGGAGCCTGGAAGGGATTTCGGGAGGGGGCGTCAGGGCCGGGGGGCCCGAACAGAGCCCCGCGGGCTCCCCCCGGGCACACGCACCTTTCTTGAGCGAGGGGCAGAGGcggcagggcagctgcagccgcAGCGAGGAGCCCTTGGCGGGCTGAGGCAGCCCCAGCGGCGCCGCCGCCTTGAACACGCCGAGCACGGAGAGCACGGCCCAGCCCGGCTCCTGCGGAGGGCCCCGCGACACCGACTTCACCGTCCCGGTCAACACTGTAGGGACGGGAACGGGGGTCAGGGTTCCTAAAGCTCGGgagtgggggtttgggggggggcgGCCTCAGGTtcccctcagggctctggggaATTCTCCAGAACTTTCTGCCCActtcctgcctcagtttcccctcacGATTCTAGGAATTCTCCAAAGCTTTTCGGGTCTccttg is a window of Molothrus aeneus isolate 106 unplaced genomic scaffold, BPBGC_Maene_1.0 scaffold_134, whole genome shotgun sequence DNA encoding:
- the NYAP1 gene encoding LOW QUALITY PROTEIN: neuronal tyrosine-phosphorylated phosphoinositide-3-kinase adapter 1 (The sequence of the model RefSeq protein was modified relative to this genomic sequence to represent the inferred CDS: deleted 1 base in 1 codon) → MSAPPRSELAAAAAAALLRLGEERPPAAAMSLLQRKGRNEWRPREEEPRKGVPKAREGGSLRRPLRVGFLTLPAPQERGPRPCAPGMAPRSLSCHAVGLPDPGGPPLRPPGPRTGPHEGRGLEAPPAKRGGAPRGGCVRQTPPLKPSRSPQTRLSAGAAPAEQGEQEEPVYIEMVGDARGGAGGDPRRGGGPGGAAPPPAEEPEAIYEEMSCPLPAGEGPAPGQAPFAGHAPFHGHAPHAAHAPFGGPALHSGHAPYAGHAPFSGHAPHAGRAPFIGHAPFSGPAPIPPPFPNLLPPRPPPLAPPPEGASRLPLPSRRDAPPPARARSHSTPLPPHHAPGGAGRERGGSGLGPLPLPPSAEAPPPGKRPPAYESLRGGVASAGPALAREEEPPLRRGGGASARRGKETEKAPEPPREERGGAGSALPPSGIPVRAEGPRGRPGPPLPCQTFPACGRASELPGGPRLGRSASTSGVRQAGAPPFPRAPPPSRPLSGGVPGPGAGSFPAAPRPRDGQLQEVIDRKRCVCTEIKARGGGGGGLCKQDSLPPLPAPPAWKGPGVAASTEGRPPPPPPPPGTPPARRPHAVLWDTAI
- the AGFG2 gene encoding arf-GAP domain and FG repeat-containing protein 2 isoform X2 produces the protein MAAGSGGTGTGPGAGPGGGPGARRGSAGRDAEAEVWCRRVRELVSADPANRLCFECGQRGVTYVDISVGSLVCTGCSGALRGLNPPQRVKSISMTTFSEAEVLFLQAHGNEACRRVWLGTFDPRTSLLPDSRDPQKVKEFLQEKYEKKRWYVPPEQVKEQVKEQVKEQVKPPQSTSAEPGPPQLLHGDTGMLPQPRPAARKASTDLLADIGGDPFASPAPAPAFAAFPVSMPLEPALEPLEHPRLGGLCPPSTSPPAPQDTPTPSLPPWRPDPPRTPSRSTGPVLLSTHPLFLGASPAPSRPMVCLSLGSALPKLPPTPS
- the AGFG2 gene encoding arf-GAP domain and FG repeat-containing protein 2 isoform X1; the encoded protein is MAAGSGGTGTGPGAGPGGGPGARRGSAGRDAEAEVWCRRVRELVSADPANRLCFECGQRGVTYVDISVGSLVCTGCSGALRGLNPPQRVKSISMTTFSEAEVLFLQAHGNEACRRVWLGTFDPRTSLLPDSRDPQKVKEFLQEKYEKKRWYVPPEQVKEQVKEQVKEQVKPPQSTSAEPGPPQLLHGDTGMLPQPRPAARKASTDLLADIGGDPFASPAPAPAFAAFPAPAQSAFPSFDAFGTSPGALGAPTFGGAVPPFYIPPSTTGYTNPFTAPMAPRPSTNPFEINGPGAAFNSPPVPGGFPSPFQADGLPFSWFSVAKASTNPFVTVPASAAPFGIRHRATNPFL
- the AGFG2 gene encoding arf-GAP domain and FG repeat-containing protein 2 isoform X3, with translation MAAGSGGTGTGPGAGPGGGPGARRGSAGRDAEAEVWCRRVRELVSADPANRLCFECGQRGVTYVDISVGSLVCTGCSGALRGLNPPQRVKSISMTTFSEAEVLFLQAHGNEACRRVWLGTFDPRTSLLPDSRDPQKVKEFLQEKYEKKRWYVPPEQVKEQVKEQVKEQVKPPQSTSAEPGPPQLLHGDTGMLPQPQPSLLSPVSMPLEPALEPLEHPRLGGLCPPSTSPPAPQDTPTPSLPPWRPDPPRTPSRSTGPVLLSTHPLFLGASPAPSRPMVCLSLGSALPKLPPTPS